The segment AAACAAAGTTGAGGAAAAATACTTGAATACATGATTGTAGAATTGCGGGTAGCGAAAAAGAAGGAGATAAACAAAAGATGTATTCTTATACTATTTTATGAAATGAAATAGACTGTCTTCCTTTCAAATTCGACAGTTCTCTTCTTTGCgatgtttattaatatataatgtacTATTTAtgatgttatattttatttgatacttgaaaaaaaaattaatcttgtTCGCAACTATAGTTTACAAATTTTATGTGTTGGTTGTTATTCCATGTTACATTGATATGAGTTTTGTATCGGTATgtatatgatttatatttcagtGTGTATATGATATTTAAAGGAAAATAATATAGTTAAACGTAAATGGAATAAAATGTATTATACCATCAAATAACATAGAATACAATATGATGTCAAATGAAATAATATTCATAAGTTATATCTGGGTTTATAATTTACTGATTAATGTTTAGATTTGCTGATTAGGGGTTTGGGTGTAGTATTTAGTGGTTGTGCGAGGATTTACTATGTAAGAGTTAGAGGTTAGTTTGAGGTCCTATACTATTTCAACAGTTATAGGTTATATCTGGGTTTATAGTTTACTGATCAAGGTTTAGATTTACTAGTTAGTGGTTTGGGTGTAGTATTTAGTGGTCGTGGAAGGGTTTACTATGTAGGGGTTAGAAGCTAGGTTGAAGTCCTATACTATTTCAACGATATGAAATAGAACACGCGCAACCTTTCAAACAAAGAAAATGTGCAATCCTAGTTGTTTCTGGACAATTTAGTAATTAGAAATTTGTCTTGGGTTGTAGAATTTAGGCGGATGTATAAGATTTAATATTTATGGTCTAAAATATAGCtgatacatttaaaaaatataggaaaaacatttataaattatattcgAGTTTATATTTTACTGATTAGGGTTTAGCTTTAATAATTAAGGGTTGGGTATACTATTCAACTGATGTGTGAGGGTCTAATCTATAGGGGTTAGATGTTAGGTTGGTGTCCTATACTACTTCGTCAAAATGGAATAACACACATGTAAACTTCCAAAcccaaaaatataaactatatgCAGCCATTATATTCCCTCAGATGTAAACAGTTTGCTGTAAATATTAGTCATACCTCACTTTATCTACGTCATCTATACATCTCTCCTCCAACTGCTACTTATACGAGAGAAAGTTCAAACCGGATCAATGAAAACATAATTGTTACTTTtctaattatgtcaaaatcaatgtcATGCACTTAATTTCTTTTGCAAACTTAGCCATTTCACAAATTGTTCCAAAGAACCAACAAAGTGATGTGAATCATTAGCTATATAAAATGGGCCAAATCTCTCAAAATAACACATCTTGAATTcttgtcacaaaaataatattGGAAAAGAAAATCCTCAAAATAGCATGtattaatcaataaaaacaCTAAATTACCTTAATCATAAATCCTAACCTCACCATctaaatattaaaccctaaactttaatcactaaaccataaaataaaatatacaaatttatttacattttactCTTTTATGAATAACATTTTTGGTGCTATTTAAAAGTATTTATCATAGAAAAAAGAACATGGACATATAtcaatagcaaaaaaaaaaaaacgctgAGACAGTAGTTTTCATTTGTCAAGTTAGCACTTGTCCACTCCTCAGAAGATGGTTTGAACTTCGGTGACTGCAAGTGTGAAAGGGTCGAGCGCATGGCTCACTTTGCCTAAAAtctatttcttcattttttactTGTTTTACGCATGTTATACGAGTATAGTTTTGCCTAATCATTTATTCATTATTTTCTCCATTCTTCTTgtaaatgtttattttatttgtagtCTACGTTTGTCATCTACACATTTAAATTTACTCATACACTAACATTACTaagtttgaatctgatttttcttcTTGAATATACTTATGATCTGAAAGATAGCATGACTGACGACTACATAATACAAACTATGCTATAAATCTGTCTTTTTTGGTAGtattatattttgaactttataattatatatttagtgtTTGTGTTAATAGATGTGTTTGATTATTTTGGTTAGTGTCAGCTCCACATCACAAAGCCTAATATGTGGGTCATAATCACCCGTCAAACTTTTGGGTGGAAAATCAAATTACCCACCTTTTGTATACCAACGGACAACGGTGACGCAGAAAAATCTCAACGAATGAATACTTTCCACTTTTGAAAAACCCTTTATATCAAAAAGTATACAATCTGACGCGAACTCGTTTTCAGTTCTGTCTGAAACTGCTGGAAAGATTCGGTTAAAGTGAGATTTgcctgtttaaaaaaaaaaacttcaactgGATTAGTATACACCGTCCAAAAGCATAAACGATGACGATTTGTAGGATAGATACTGACCCTAATTCgatacaaaagaaagaaacaaagaatataccccaaaaaaaaagacgaaAGATTATACCTAAAACTTAAAAGGCGACCCCACGCGTTAAGTGCTTTCTTGTTAACCTGACGTAAAAGTAAAGAAACGTGGCCAAAAGACAACGATGGATAACAACAGCATAGAGAATTCAATTTTCATAACAACCAAAAATAAAAGCAAAGGAAATATCTtcaattacagaaaaaaaaacgattcaTTCCTGTTACTTATCCATTTACTGAATAGATGGTGACTGAAATTGAAAGCATACatatcaaactttttttttgttttcatctaCAAGCTAAGGCACAAAAAATATCTGCATCAATATGATCATGATGAACTGATCTTCTTGTATGGTTTAAGACCCATTAAATTGTTTGGTGGCATCTGCAGAGAATATGGAATACGTACAAGCACCAGACTCTTTCCGCGAGCTCACCTAGAACATGTAAACACAATACTATCAATGTCATTGCATAAAAAATCCCGCAGgaagtttatataatttaaggCATAGTTGTTGATAAAATGATCTGGACAGGTAAAACGAAAGGTTAAGTTACTATGTAGTTGTCTGTAACTTACAGTCCTTATGCTCCTTTAGATCTTTATCGCAGCTACAACATCTGCAGAAGACAAGGAGATaggtatatatattttggtttctAGCTTCTGTTTACTTATGCGAAACTGATGTTTGGAGAGAAACTTAACCTGGTTGCTGAGAGGTCTAGTTTCAACTGTTTCTCCATTCCGCCAAAATACAGAGCAAAAAGTGGTGACCTGTGACACACCATCATTCACTTATTATAGTAAATGACTTATGATTATATTTAATGTCACAATGATGAATTGTACCATGGTGGAATTGCAGCTGCGGTAAGGGCAGAAGGCAATTTCCAGAGGTGATGAGAACGATTCTTTAATATATCTGTTAGATACTCAAGAATCTCTTCAACCTATTCAAGATGAAACCAAGAAAGTTAGAAAACCTAGTTTACATATAGCAAAAAGGTCAATAAATGGTTGTAGTTCATAAAAAATACCTTTGAAGTCAAAGCGATCTCATTCTGTTTTAAACCTTTAGATTTTTGAAGAAGTAGCTTACACAACTCCTCGTATTGTTCTGACACGGTGACAGTTTTGTAAGAAACTGACATGATACCTTCGATTAAATGAGTCCATCTGCTTGTTACGCATCCTAGTAACAGTAGCTCCTGCTCTTCAGCAATACCACCACAAGAGTTCAACTTGAGAGTACACAAAAGAAACCAAATGGGTATATACTGAGTTCGACTTACAATCTTTTCCACGAATATATCCTCTTTGTTCTCAGCTGAAACGTGCAGCCTTCTCAACACCTCTGCCCACTGAGCTCTCGGTGCAGAAAATATCAAGCTGGCTCCCGATACCAATCTCAAAGTTCTCTTACTCAGAAAATAAGACAAACCTTTTGATTGCCATTTGTTCCATGTTACAAGCTCAATAGGCTGTTGTACTCcactaagaaaaaaaagaatggcATCAAAGACCACAATAGTAAATGCTATATCTAAGGCTTCAAAACCGTACATACCCCAACAAAGTTGTGTCCTTGTCTTGTTTGGAAAGGATCTTCAAACCAGTCTCAAGCTCTGATACACGTGACACAACAGCTTGCCTCT is part of the Brassica rapa cultivar Chiifu-401-42 chromosome A09, CAAS_Brap_v3.01, whole genome shotgun sequence genome and harbors:
- the LOC103839210 gene encoding uncharacterized protein LOC103839210 isoform X1, whose protein sequence is MVWNYPEISKEDFTKLLKGFVDLLILASGFQSSGVPAHWDAENCRKALQWGLFFENMLRSINSSERFGETVSEVEEAISEMKSNPLFPKVGSDLQGMENLSSDTLSKGREFVLEHLMNNSTLKDTQLQVVLVAAVESGEGIIDVIDGKLSERQAVVSRVSELETGLKILSKQDKDTTLLGGVQQPIELVTWNKWQSKGLSYFLSKRTLRLVSGASLIFSAPRAQWAEVLRRLHVSAENKEDIFVEKIELLLLGCVTSRWTHLIEGIMSVSYKTVTVSEQYEELCKLLLQKSKGLKQNEIALTSKVEEILEYLTDILKNRSHHLWKLPSALTAAAIPPWSPLFALYFGGMEKQLKLDLSATRCCSCDKDLKEHKDCELAERVWCLYVFHILCRCHQTI
- the LOC103839210 gene encoding uncharacterized protein LOC103839210 isoform X3 yields the protein MVWNYPEISKEDFTKLLKGFVDLLILASGFQSSGVPAHWDAENCRKALQWGLFFENGMENLSSDTLSKGREFVLEHLMNNSTLKDTQLQVVLVAAVESGEGIIDVIDGKLSERQAVVSRVSELETGLKILSKQDKDTTLLGGVQQPIELVTWNKWQSKGLSYFLSKRTLRLVSGASLIFSAPRAQWAEVLRRLHVSAENKEDIFVEKIELLLLGCVTSRWTHLIEGIMSVSYKTVTVSEQYEELCKLLLQKSKGLKQNEIALTSKVEEILEYLTDILKNRSHHLWKLPSALTAAAIPPWSPLFALYFGGMEKQLKLDLSATRCCSCDKDLKEHKDCELAERVWCLYVFHILCRCHQTI
- the LOC103839210 gene encoding uncharacterized protein LOC103839210 isoform X2; translation: MVWNYPEISKEDFTKLLKGFVDLLILASGFQSSGVPAHWDAENCRKALQWGLFFENMLRSINSSERFGETVSEVEEAISEMKSNPLFPKGMENLSSDTLSKGREFVLEHLMNNSTLKDTQLQVVLVAAVESGEGIIDVIDGKLSERQAVVSRVSELETGLKILSKQDKDTTLLGGVQQPIELVTWNKWQSKGLSYFLSKRTLRLVSGASLIFSAPRAQWAEVLRRLHVSAENKEDIFVEKIELLLLGCVTSRWTHLIEGIMSVSYKTVTVSEQYEELCKLLLQKSKGLKQNEIALTSKVEEILEYLTDILKNRSHHLWKLPSALTAAAIPPWSPLFALYFGGMEKQLKLDLSATRCCSCDKDLKEHKDCELAERVWCLYVFHILCRCHQTI